The following proteins come from a genomic window of Pyxidicoccus sp. MSG2:
- a CDS encoding PEP/pyruvate-binding domain-containing protein: MRAFTLLLAAIAIAPLLACSSTSDEDEVREEACQVAEGASAPDFLKHLGCQGDFEALASEPLDTSIPGARSVKVVLDRFDGDTLYFQNSQKYAIHYAFTSANLSGNGRPVVGSLADFNQTEYTSPDRRFLLGAVTWYEGPGVWALELAPYDSASATLMAQLYEAIRAEAWFGPALVFHPTSQAVAAEAKNLPSSVTVMTTDALFAAIDYQPLNLATSVGRLRFLTAEELATTYVSFRDIVVLDVVPNDISVVLGIITEEFQTPLSHVNVLSQNRKTPNMGLRSAMTDPRLRALDGQWVRLTVGAFDWSIEAVSSEVADAFWEEHKPEPVQLPAPDVSVTDLRDIEDVVVEGTGSLRDAIKAAVPAFGGKAAHYSVMARTEGLPIRKAFAIPAAYYVQFMEQNGFYARVDALLADAEFQSKPEVRDARLKELREAMEVAPVDATFQQRLKDKLAADYPGLSMRFRTSTNSEDLEGFPCAGCYESHTGDAGDWEDVLDAIRETWASIWLFRTFEERSYSSIDHKSVVMALLVHHNFPDEEANGVALTANPYDPSGVEPGFYVNVQAGGDAEVVHPPPGITSDQFIYGFHQPGLPITYLSRSNLVRDGETVLTSAQVYELGKALDAIHERFSPAYGPKAGNDGWYAMDVEFKFDGEPGETPRVVIKQARPHPGRGQ; the protein is encoded by the coding sequence ATGCGCGCGTTTACGCTGCTGCTCGCCGCCATCGCCATCGCTCCGTTGCTCGCGTGTTCGTCCACCTCGGATGAGGACGAGGTGCGGGAGGAGGCCTGCCAGGTGGCGGAGGGAGCCTCCGCTCCCGACTTCCTGAAACACCTCGGCTGCCAGGGGGACTTCGAGGCCCTGGCCTCGGAGCCGCTCGACACGAGCATCCCGGGAGCCCGCTCGGTGAAGGTCGTCCTCGACCGCTTCGACGGGGACACGCTCTACTTCCAGAACAGCCAGAAGTACGCCATCCACTACGCCTTCACCTCCGCGAACCTCTCCGGCAACGGGCGGCCCGTGGTGGGCTCGCTCGCGGACTTCAACCAGACGGAGTACACGTCCCCGGACCGCCGCTTCCTGCTGGGCGCCGTCACCTGGTACGAGGGGCCCGGCGTCTGGGCGCTGGAGCTGGCGCCCTACGACTCCGCCTCCGCGACGCTGATGGCGCAGCTCTACGAGGCCATCCGCGCGGAGGCCTGGTTCGGCCCCGCGCTCGTGTTCCACCCCACGTCGCAGGCCGTCGCGGCAGAGGCGAAGAACCTGCCGTCCAGCGTCACGGTGATGACGACGGACGCGCTGTTCGCGGCCATCGACTACCAGCCGCTCAACCTGGCCACGTCGGTAGGCAGGCTGCGCTTCCTCACGGCGGAAGAGCTGGCCACGACCTACGTGTCATTCCGCGACATCGTCGTGCTGGACGTGGTGCCGAACGACATCTCCGTGGTGCTTGGCATCATCACCGAGGAGTTCCAGACGCCGCTGTCTCACGTGAATGTGCTGTCGCAGAACCGGAAGACGCCCAACATGGGACTGCGATCGGCGATGACGGACCCGCGGCTCCGCGCACTCGACGGCCAGTGGGTACGGCTCACCGTCGGCGCGTTCGACTGGAGCATCGAGGCCGTGTCGAGCGAGGTGGCCGACGCATTCTGGGAGGAGCACAAGCCCGAGCCCGTGCAGCTCCCCGCGCCGGACGTGAGCGTCACCGACCTGAGGGACATCGAGGACGTGGTGGTCGAAGGCACGGGCTCGTTGCGGGACGCCATCAAGGCCGCGGTGCCGGCCTTCGGTGGCAAGGCCGCGCACTACTCCGTGATGGCCCGGACGGAGGGCCTCCCCATCCGGAAGGCCTTCGCGATTCCCGCCGCGTACTACGTCCAGTTCATGGAGCAGAACGGGTTCTACGCCCGCGTGGACGCGCTGCTGGCGGATGCGGAGTTCCAGTCGAAGCCGGAGGTCCGCGACGCACGCCTGAAGGAGCTGCGCGAGGCCATGGAGGTCGCACCAGTGGATGCCACCTTCCAGCAACGGCTGAAGGACAAGCTGGCGGCGGACTACCCGGGGCTGAGCATGCGCTTCCGCACCAGCACCAACAGCGAGGACCTGGAGGGCTTTCCCTGCGCCGGCTGCTACGAGTCGCACACGGGGGACGCGGGTGACTGGGAGGACGTGCTCGACGCCATCCGCGAGACGTGGGCCAGCATCTGGCTGTTCCGCACGTTCGAGGAGCGCTCGTACAGCAGCATCGACCACAAGTCGGTGGTGATGGCGCTGCTGGTGCATCACAACTTCCCGGACGAAGAGGCCAACGGCGTCGCGCTCACCGCCAACCCGTATGACCCGTCCGGCGTGGAGCCCGGCTTCTACGTCAACGTCCAGGCGGGAGGAGACGCGGAGGTGGTGCACCCGCCCCCGGGCATCACCAGCGACCAGTTCATCTACGGTTTCCATCAGCCCGGCCTGCCCATCACCTACCTGTCCCGCTCCAACCTGGTGAGGGACGGAGAGACGGTGCTGACGTCGGCGCAGGTGTACGAGCTGGGCAAGGCGCTCGATGCCATCCACGAGCGCTTCTCCCCCGCCTATGGCCCGAAGGCGGGCAACGACGGCTGGTACGCCATGGACGTCGAGTTCAAGTTCGACGGAGAGCCCGGCGAGACGCCCCGGGTCGTCATCAAGCAGGCCCGCCCGCACCCCGGACGGGGCCAATGA
- a CDS encoding DUF4956 domain-containing protein: MPPLENVMQGLDAGPHSLTISTLLTRFTLALLLGAFLAYRPWRRLMPHVPPMPPETAHTQVLIAVAGAVMTTVIGDSMSRAFGLVGLGGFIRFRSGIKDPRDAAAMFVMIGVGMACGLGAGSIAICASLFFGGVLLVLDAVSKRRMEVVTLSLGLEDVAAALPALRALHPEVRFLSLEQSASSSEGTAVVELSVPMRADGLELLQGLRNRLPGVRSASLDPA; the protein is encoded by the coding sequence ATGCCTCCGCTTGAGAACGTCATGCAGGGTCTGGATGCCGGACCCCACTCGCTCACCATCTCCACGCTCCTGACGCGCTTCACGCTGGCGTTGCTGCTGGGCGCGTTCCTCGCGTACCGGCCCTGGCGCAGGCTGATGCCGCACGTGCCGCCCATGCCGCCGGAGACGGCGCACACCCAGGTGCTCATCGCCGTGGCCGGCGCGGTGATGACCACCGTCATCGGCGACAGCATGTCCCGCGCGTTCGGCCTGGTGGGGCTCGGGGGCTTCATCCGCTTCCGATCGGGCATCAAGGACCCGAGGGACGCCGCGGCCATGTTCGTGATGATTGGCGTGGGGATGGCGTGTGGACTGGGCGCCGGTTCCATCGCGATCTGCGCGTCCCTCTTCTTCGGTGGCGTGCTGCTGGTGCTGGATGCCGTCAGCAAGCGGCGCATGGAGGTGGTGACGCTGTCGCTGGGGCTGGAGGACGTGGCCGCCGCGCTGCCAGCCCTGCGGGCGCTGCACCCCGAGGTCCGCTTCCTCTCGCTGGAGCAGTCCGCTTCCTCCTCGGAGGGCACGGCGGTGGTCGAGCTCTCCGTGCCCATGCGCGCGGATGGCCTGGAGCTCCTCCAGGGACTGCGCAACCGGCTGCCGGGCGTGCGGAGCGCATCGCTGGACCCGGCGTAA
- a CDS encoding dTMP kinase, with translation MLIVFEGIDGSGKTTLSNRVADELRRAGLSVRHVREGGTLASPVSEALRRFTRDPAHLALTPTAELLLYAAREVQLFEEVTRPALTAHEVVITDRFFYTAEVLARWGRGLPESAVRPVLDVCSRGLVPDRVFLMDVLPALARARRRISKIVSPKPGTPSRKGLAGTGLQVRLRAGYRALAAECPERWTLLENAGVPLEVLVQQVVQDILQARGGTAPSARVLRPAPPPVRTVEEARARFLHQLDVWMDEEPPLAAYFLSGMTGADMLERRTRLAEHHPELVAHGLAGFTDEASWRLRWKLLESAPVEVLRSLTDAAQDAPEAWELRERLITQAPLEVAKSLGGLDTEQSWWMRERLSFSAWEAVVGSLAGLEGDRAWTERQRWLTGSGGEDALGLEPVARTACRSIRGLDDSMAWAWRERAWSIAPDAVLRSLAGLTSPRSWELRDQHVSRAPRAVLGTFDGLDHPRAWMLRESFGAQCEEVLDSIFGMDGPSAWGLRTALADTWPTATVRSLGPLLNTPRGRSLTERLLAANPHDVGLLRQAARGAADTFLGALDASA, from the coding sequence ATGTTGATCGTATTCGAGGGAATCGACGGGTCCGGGAAGACGACCCTCTCCAACCGCGTCGCCGATGAGCTGCGCCGCGCGGGCCTGAGCGTCCGCCATGTCCGCGAGGGCGGCACGCTCGCCTCCCCCGTCTCCGAGGCGCTGCGGCGCTTCACGAGAGACCCGGCGCACCTGGCGCTCACGCCCACCGCGGAGCTGCTCCTCTACGCCGCGCGGGAGGTCCAGCTCTTCGAAGAGGTCACGCGCCCGGCGCTGACCGCGCACGAGGTCGTCATCACCGACCGCTTCTTCTACACCGCCGAGGTGCTCGCGCGGTGGGGCCGCGGCCTGCCGGAGAGCGCGGTGCGCCCCGTCCTCGACGTGTGCTCGCGCGGGCTGGTGCCGGACCGTGTCTTCCTCATGGACGTGCTGCCGGCGCTGGCGCGGGCCCGCCGCCGCATCTCGAAGATTGTCTCACCGAAGCCCGGCACTCCGTCGCGGAAGGGGCTGGCGGGCACGGGCCTCCAGGTGAGGCTGCGCGCGGGCTACCGCGCCCTCGCGGCCGAGTGCCCCGAGCGATGGACGCTGCTGGAGAACGCGGGCGTCCCGCTCGAGGTGCTCGTCCAGCAGGTGGTCCAGGACATCCTCCAGGCGCGCGGCGGCACCGCTCCGTCGGCGCGGGTGCTGCGTCCGGCGCCGCCTCCGGTCCGCACGGTGGAGGAGGCCCGCGCGCGGTTCCTGCACCAGCTCGACGTGTGGATGGACGAGGAGCCGCCGCTCGCCGCGTACTTCCTCTCGGGGATGACGGGCGCGGACATGCTGGAGCGGCGCACGCGCCTGGCCGAACACCACCCGGAGCTGGTGGCCCACGGCCTCGCGGGCTTCACGGACGAGGCGTCCTGGCGGCTGCGTTGGAAGCTGCTGGAGTCAGCTCCGGTGGAGGTCCTCCGCTCGCTCACGGACGCGGCCCAGGATGCGCCAGAGGCGTGGGAGCTGCGGGAGCGGCTCATCACCCAGGCGCCGCTGGAGGTCGCGAAGTCGCTCGGCGGGCTCGACACCGAGCAGTCCTGGTGGATGCGGGAGCGGCTCTCCTTCTCCGCGTGGGAGGCCGTGGTGGGCTCGCTGGCCGGGCTCGAAGGAGACCGCGCCTGGACGGAGCGGCAGCGCTGGCTCACGGGCTCGGGGGGAGAGGACGCGCTCGGCCTGGAGCCGGTGGCGCGCACGGCGTGCCGCTCCATCCGGGGGCTCGACGACTCCATGGCCTGGGCCTGGCGTGAGCGCGCCTGGAGCATCGCCCCGGACGCGGTGCTCCGCTCGCTGGCCGGCCTCACCAGTCCGCGCTCCTGGGAGCTCCGCGACCAGCACGTGTCCCGCGCGCCCAGGGCCGTGCTCGGCACATTCGACGGGTTGGACCACCCGCGCGCATGGATGCTGCGCGAGTCCTTCGGCGCGCAGTGCGAGGAGGTGCTGGACTCCATCTTCGGCATGGATGGCCCCTCGGCCTGGGGGCTGCGCACCGCGCTGGCGGACACCTGGCCCACGGCGACGGTGCGGAGCCTGGGCCCCCTGCTCAACACCCCGCGCGGGCGCTCCCTCACCGAGCGGCTGCTGGCGGCGAACCCGCACGACGTCGGCCTGCTCCGCCAGGCGGCCCGTGGCGCGGCGGACACCTTCCTGGGAGCCCTCGATGCCTCCGCTTGA
- a CDS encoding VTC domain-containing protein, with protein sequence MNALAWTAAPPMNCDAPDLDHERRFQPLLEAMEAFLRATGPYTEARVYEPGHPHAFTRTTYFDTPALDLLASAGSGHAQRLRLREYAAAVDLGQPPVLTGRRFLEVKVTSGERRTKSRCLLSAEEAQALLAGLSLPEGSAAAGLLQRLARGPVMPWVTAWYRRVTRTTADERVRITLDQDLAFALPPLPGDPAEPTRLLERASAALLEVKWQGRAPAWLEQALRPLAPSETQGSKFEQGMRVLLGGALPPRDD encoded by the coding sequence ATGAACGCCCTCGCCTGGACCGCGGCCCCGCCCATGAACTGCGACGCGCCAGACCTGGACCACGAGCGGCGCTTCCAGCCGCTCCTCGAGGCGATGGAAGCGTTCCTGCGCGCCACCGGGCCCTACACCGAAGCCCGCGTCTACGAGCCCGGCCACCCCCACGCCTTCACGCGCACCACGTACTTCGACACTCCGGCGCTGGACCTCCTCGCGTCCGCGGGCAGCGGCCATGCCCAGCGCCTGCGCCTGCGCGAGTACGCGGCGGCGGTGGACCTGGGGCAGCCGCCCGTCCTCACCGGGCGGCGCTTCCTGGAGGTGAAGGTGACGTCCGGCGAGCGGCGCACGAAGTCGCGCTGCCTGCTCTCGGCGGAGGAGGCGCAGGCGCTGCTGGCCGGCCTGTCGCTCCCCGAGGGCAGCGCCGCCGCGGGACTGCTTCAGCGGCTCGCCCGGGGCCCGGTGATGCCGTGGGTGACGGCCTGGTACCGGCGTGTCACGCGCACGACGGCGGATGAGCGGGTCCGCATCACGCTCGACCAGGACCTCGCCTTCGCCCTGCCCCCGCTGCCGGGGGACCCGGCCGAGCCCACACGCCTGCTCGAACGGGCCTCCGCCGCCCTGCTCGAGGTGAAGTGGCAGGGCCGCGCGCCCGCGTGGTTGGAGCAGGCGCTCCGGCCGCTCGCACCCTCGGAAACGCAGGGCTCGAAGTTCGAACAGGGCATGCGCGTGCTCCTGGGTGGAGCACTCCCACCGCGCGACGACTGA
- a CDS encoding CotH kinase family protein has protein sequence MHGVPRVAALATALFLVAACGDGRPDGWSEESHGKNAKPAYDVVFPSDKVQRLDVVISASDWQSMQDDMTDMLGDFGTGGTMNPGGGAPDGGMPGGGMPGGGGTLPAELITACQGKAAGDACTATLFGNTFTSTCASIPDGTGTLACTPQGGGPGGPGGPGGADGGTGGMPGGGGSMDLIPRTPVYVPATVRFNGQTWWNVGIRYKGNSTLSGGWRSGIGKLPFRLNFDKFEDQYPEIEGQHFYGFSKLSLSSNQGDTSYIRDHVASDTFLAAGVPTAHTGFMAVYVDHGAGPEYFGLYTSAEDPQKSLLDSHFGNHDGALYEADGTGATWGAFDQESFEPQSDAAEATWESVEAAIATLHSDRSDAAAWRARLEERLDVDGFLQWLAVNTVMVNWDSYGNMSHNYYLYADPNDGNRLHWITWDHNLSMSSNRTLSLTLSEVTGSWPLIRFLMDDPVYRAQYEQYARESIDGPLSPATMKARMQAAHDLIAPYVSGDTAEREGFTYTNAQQFDASLTGSAGLFGFVEQREAAVRSTFGNAP, from the coding sequence ATGCACGGAGTCCCGCGCGTCGCCGCGCTCGCCACCGCCTTGTTCCTCGTCGCCGCCTGTGGCGATGGCCGCCCGGATGGTTGGAGCGAGGAGTCCCACGGCAAGAATGCGAAGCCGGCCTATGACGTCGTCTTCCCGTCCGACAAGGTCCAGCGGCTCGACGTCGTCATCTCCGCCTCCGACTGGCAGTCCATGCAGGACGACATGACAGACATGCTCGGTGATTTCGGCACGGGCGGCACCATGAACCCCGGCGGTGGTGCTCCCGACGGCGGCATGCCCGGCGGTGGCATGCCCGGCGGCGGAGGAACGCTTCCCGCGGAGCTGATCACGGCCTGCCAGGGCAAGGCCGCGGGTGACGCGTGCACCGCGACCCTCTTCGGCAACACCTTCACCTCCACCTGTGCCTCCATCCCCGACGGCACGGGGACGCTCGCCTGCACTCCGCAGGGCGGAGGCCCGGGCGGCCCCGGAGGCCCGGGCGGCGCGGACGGAGGCACCGGCGGCATGCCAGGGGGCGGCGGAAGCATGGACCTCATCCCCCGCACCCCGGTGTACGTGCCCGCCACGGTGCGCTTCAACGGTCAGACCTGGTGGAACGTCGGCATCCGCTACAAGGGCAACTCCACGCTCTCGGGAGGCTGGCGCTCCGGCATCGGCAAGCTGCCCTTCCGGCTCAACTTCGACAAGTTCGAGGACCAGTACCCCGAAATCGAAGGCCAGCACTTCTACGGCTTCAGCAAGCTCTCCCTCTCCAGCAACCAGGGCGACACCTCGTACATCCGGGACCATGTGGCCTCGGACACCTTCCTCGCCGCGGGCGTGCCCACCGCGCACACGGGCTTCATGGCCGTGTACGTGGACCACGGTGCCGGGCCCGAGTACTTCGGCCTCTACACGTCCGCCGAGGACCCGCAGAAGTCCCTGCTCGACTCGCACTTCGGCAACCACGACGGCGCGCTCTATGAAGCGGACGGCACCGGCGCCACCTGGGGCGCCTTCGACCAGGAGTCCTTCGAGCCGCAGTCCGACGCCGCCGAGGCGACGTGGGAGAGCGTGGAGGCCGCCATCGCCACGCTCCACTCCGACCGGAGCGACGCGGCCGCCTGGCGCGCGCGACTGGAGGAGCGGCTGGACGTGGATGGGTTCCTCCAGTGGCTCGCCGTCAACACGGTGATGGTGAACTGGGACAGCTACGGGAACATGTCCCACAACTACTACCTGTACGCGGACCCGAACGACGGCAACCGGCTGCACTGGATTACGTGGGACCACAACCTGTCCATGTCGTCCAACCGCACGCTGTCGCTGACGCTCTCCGAGGTCACCGGGTCCTGGCCACTCATCCGCTTCCTCATGGATGACCCGGTGTACCGCGCGCAGTACGAGCAGTACGCCCGCGAGTCCATCGACGGCCCGCTCTCCCCGGCCACGATGAAGGCGCGCATGCAGGCGGCGCACGACCTCATCGCGCCCTATGTGTCGGGCGACACCGCCGAGCGCGAGGGCTTCACGTACACCAACGCGCAGCAGTTCGACGCGTCGCTCACGGGCAGCGCGGGGCTGTTCGGCTTCGTCGAGCAGCGCGAGGCGGCGGTGCGCTCCACCTTCGGGAACGCCCCATGA
- a CDS encoding DUF2716 domain-containing protein: MSTHEPQAWFLLSGDEETSALNHPWPEPREGGVQFVVDEALGSRGRNELLELYRDLAEKMLTVFRELVPPGEWLYALDHHHTNYRLFPHVRFEKGATLEEMTGNYTEEHFQMALRKVQPPPFASRWPVTVQPDGDPEHWFAPPDFRFVYSARYTVQISNGQATAEAETYELRGRELVEAVERNLPKLFLLGRRLPVTE; this comes from the coding sequence GTGAGCACGCACGAGCCCCAGGCCTGGTTCCTCCTGTCCGGTGACGAAGAGACGTCCGCGCTGAATCACCCGTGGCCCGAGCCGAGGGAAGGAGGCGTCCAGTTCGTCGTCGACGAAGCGCTGGGCTCGCGAGGCAGAAACGAGCTGCTCGAGCTGTATCGAGACCTGGCGGAGAAGATGCTCACGGTCTTCCGGGAGCTCGTTCCGCCGGGGGAGTGGCTCTACGCGCTCGACCATCACCACACGAACTACCGCCTCTTCCCGCACGTGCGCTTCGAGAAGGGCGCGACGCTCGAGGAGATGACGGGCAACTACACCGAAGAGCACTTCCAGATGGCGCTGCGGAAGGTCCAGCCGCCGCCCTTCGCGAGTCGGTGGCCGGTGACCGTCCAACCCGATGGAGACCCCGAGCACTGGTTCGCGCCGCCTGACTTCCGCTTCGTCTACTCCGCCCGCTACACCGTTCAGATCTCCAACGGCCAGGCCACCGCCGAGGCGGAGACCTATGAATTGCGGGGACGCGAGCTCGTCGAAGCCGTCGAGCGGAACCTGCCGAAGCTCTTCCTCCTCGGGCGCCGGCTTCCGGTAACGGAGTAG
- a CDS encoding ABC transporter permease has product MSQLLQDVRLSLRRMRRELGFTLVIIATLALAIGATTAVFSVVYQVLLRPLPYTEPERLVRLFQSSPRMERMGVSLRVLQAWRERTHSFQSLEGMTVRDFTLTGDGPAERLRSGRVTVNLLPMLGVRPILGQGFGAEMEVAGRDQVLLLSHALWQRRFGGSPDVVGRTLNLSGRPYTVLGVLPADFRLAPGADIWTPLAPDLAGGERPEDIFLRALGRLRPGIPVERAREELDALATSMAHEEAFAGEASGARVLPLHAQVVEDTQAQLWLLAGVVALVLLVACANVANLLLARASAREREVSVRAALGASRVQLMRQFLVESGMLALAGGAAGLLLSLWGMDVLRVLVPVEVLPPDAVRLEPHALAIAGALSLLTSVLFGLVPALRAARADGRGALGGLHGGRGATGQGRARAALVVAQVALALVPLVGAGLMLRTLHSLHQVPLGFEPRGVTVAEVFVPAEKYKDDAARRVVLASVLERVRGLTGVESAGLASTVPLWGRKGLATVLLPGEPASVAETRELSTFRTASDSYFATLRIPIKEGRGLEASDGPGTAPVVVVSETFARTWFPGRSAVGQRVKLTFDDEPFREVVGVVGDVHHDSVDAAPASEVYLPVGQFEVLYMLLAVRTSQDMAALAPILRETLRAVDPDLPLVQVRSMVDLVDANLGSTQVLGTLLAALAVLGLVLAGVGLYGVLAYSVSQRTRELGIRIALGARDSQLMWLVVGQGVRLAAVGVALGLVGAAVLARSLSGLLYGVGEFDAFTFGVVPLLLGAVALLASWLPARRALRVPPNEALRGDG; this is encoded by the coding sequence ATGTCCCAGCTCCTCCAGGACGTCCGTCTCAGCCTGCGCCGCATGCGGCGCGAGCTCGGCTTCACGCTGGTCATCATCGCCACGCTGGCGCTGGCCATCGGCGCCACCACCGCCGTCTTCAGCGTGGTGTACCAGGTGCTGCTGCGGCCGCTGCCGTACACCGAGCCGGAGCGGCTGGTCCGCCTGTTCCAGTCGAGCCCCCGGATGGAGCGCATGGGCGTGTCGCTCCGCGTCCTCCAGGCGTGGCGCGAGCGCACGCATTCCTTCCAGTCCCTGGAGGGCATGACGGTGCGCGACTTCACGCTCACCGGCGATGGCCCGGCGGAGCGCCTGCGCTCGGGGCGCGTGACGGTGAATCTGCTGCCCATGCTCGGAGTGCGGCCCATCCTCGGCCAGGGTTTCGGCGCGGAGATGGAGGTGGCCGGGCGCGACCAGGTCCTCCTGCTCTCCCACGCGCTGTGGCAGCGCCGCTTCGGCGGAAGCCCGGACGTGGTGGGCCGGACGCTGAACCTCAGTGGCCGGCCGTACACGGTGCTGGGCGTTCTGCCCGCGGACTTCCGCCTCGCGCCCGGCGCGGACATCTGGACGCCGCTGGCTCCGGACCTCGCCGGAGGAGAGCGCCCGGAGGACATCTTCCTGCGCGCCCTGGGCCGCCTGCGTCCCGGCATTCCGGTGGAGCGCGCGCGGGAGGAACTGGACGCGCTGGCGACCTCGATGGCCCACGAGGAGGCCTTCGCGGGCGAGGCGTCGGGCGCGCGCGTGCTGCCCCTGCACGCGCAGGTGGTGGAGGACACGCAAGCGCAGCTCTGGCTGCTCGCGGGCGTGGTGGCGCTGGTGCTGCTCGTGGCCTGCGCCAACGTGGCGAACCTGCTCCTGGCCCGGGCCAGCGCGCGGGAGCGCGAGGTGTCGGTGCGTGCCGCCCTCGGCGCGAGCCGTGTCCAGTTGATGCGCCAGTTCCTGGTGGAGAGCGGAATGCTCGCGCTCGCCGGAGGCGCGGCCGGCCTGCTGCTGTCCCTGTGGGGCATGGACGTGCTGCGCGTGCTGGTCCCCGTCGAGGTGCTGCCTCCGGACGCGGTGCGGTTGGAGCCACATGCGCTGGCCATCGCCGGAGCGCTGTCCCTGCTCACCAGCGTCCTGTTCGGCCTGGTGCCGGCGCTGAGGGCGGCGCGGGCCGACGGACGTGGGGCGCTCGGAGGACTGCATGGGGGACGTGGTGCCACGGGGCAGGGACGCGCTCGCGCCGCGCTGGTGGTGGCGCAGGTGGCGCTGGCACTGGTGCCGCTGGTGGGCGCGGGGCTGATGCTGCGCACCCTCCACTCGCTGCATCAGGTGCCGCTGGGCTTCGAGCCTCGTGGTGTCACCGTGGCGGAGGTGTTCGTTCCCGCAGAGAAGTACAAGGATGACGCCGCCCGCCGCGTGGTGCTCGCGTCGGTGCTGGAGCGGGTGCGGGGGCTGACGGGTGTGGAGTCCGCGGGTCTGGCCAGCACGGTGCCGCTGTGGGGGCGCAAGGGCCTGGCCACCGTGTTGCTGCCGGGCGAGCCCGCCTCCGTCGCGGAGACCCGGGAACTGAGCACCTTCCGCACCGCGAGCGACAGCTACTTCGCCACCCTGCGCATCCCCATCAAGGAAGGGCGAGGCCTCGAGGCCTCGGATGGTCCGGGCACGGCGCCCGTGGTGGTGGTCAGCGAGACCTTCGCCCGCACCTGGTTCCCCGGACGCAGCGCCGTGGGGCAGCGCGTGAAGCTGACGTTCGACGACGAGCCCTTCCGCGAGGTGGTGGGCGTGGTGGGTGACGTCCACCACGACAGTGTGGATGCGGCGCCGGCCAGTGAGGTGTACCTCCCCGTGGGCCAGTTCGAGGTGCTGTACATGCTGCTTGCCGTGCGCACCTCGCAGGACATGGCCGCCCTGGCGCCCATCCTGCGCGAGACGCTGCGCGCGGTGGACCCGGACCTGCCGCTGGTCCAGGTCCGCTCCATGGTGGACCTGGTGGACGCCAACCTCGGGAGCACGCAGGTGCTGGGCACGCTCCTGGCGGCCCTGGCGGTGCTGGGGCTGGTGCTGGCGGGGGTGGGGCTGTACGGCGTGCTGGCGTACTCGGTGAGCCAGCGCACGCGCGAATTGGGCATCCGCATCGCGCTGGGCGCCCGGGACAGCCAGCTGATGTGGCTGGTGGTGGGGCAGGGCGTGCGGCTCGCCGCGGTGGGGGTGGCCCTGGGGCTGGTGGGCGCCGCAGTGCTCGCGCGCAGCCTGTCCGGCCTGCTCTACGGCGTGGGCGAGTTCGACGCCTTCACCTTCGGCGTCGTGCCCCTGCTGCTCGGGGCGGTGGCACTGCTGGCCAGTTGGCTCCCCGCCCGCCGCGCCCTGCGGGTGCCGCCCAACGAGGCGCTCCGCGGCGACGGCTGA
- a CDS encoding MBL fold metallo-hydrolase: MAFSATHIGTATLLLEIGPLRILTDPAFDPPGRTYGFGWGTSSKRTAGPALPLEQIGHLDAVLITHDQHADNLDDAGRTLLPRAAHLVTTPAAARRLGHSGAVGLKPFESTTVGDVRITATPARHGPPGSLPIVGHVVGFLLESPSLPGPVYISGDTVWFDGVAEVARRFRVHTAFLHLGCVGFPLTGPLRYTFNAREAVVAAQALGAQRIVPVHYDGWTHFRQGPDEARRELTRAGLADRVTWLTPGERTSLDG, encoded by the coding sequence ATGGCCTTCTCAGCGACCCACATCGGCACGGCGACCCTGCTGCTCGAAATCGGTCCGCTCCGCATCCTCACGGACCCGGCGTTCGACCCGCCGGGGCGCACGTATGGCTTCGGCTGGGGGACGAGCTCGAAGCGCACCGCGGGCCCCGCCCTTCCCCTGGAGCAGATCGGACACCTGGACGCGGTGCTCATCACCCATGACCAGCACGCCGACAACCTCGATGACGCGGGGCGCACGCTGCTGCCCCGCGCGGCCCACCTGGTGACGACGCCCGCGGCGGCCCGGCGCCTGGGCCACTCCGGCGCGGTGGGGCTGAAGCCCTTCGAGTCGACGACGGTGGGCGACGTGCGCATCACCGCCACGCCCGCGCGCCATGGCCCGCCGGGCTCGCTGCCCATCGTCGGGCACGTGGTGGGCTTCCTCCTGGAGTCCCCCTCGCTCCCGGGGCCCGTCTACATCTCCGGCGACACCGTCTGGTTCGACGGCGTCGCGGAGGTGGCCCGGCGCTTCCGAGTCCACACCGCCTTCCTCCACCTGGGCTGCGTGGGGTTCCCCCTCACCGGGCCGCTCCGCTACACGTTCAACGCGCGGGAGGCCGTGGTCGCCGCCCAGGCGCTCGGGGCCCAGCGCATCGTCCCGGTGCACTACGACGGGTGGACCCACTTCAGGCAGGGCCCCGACGAGGCCCGGCGGGAGCTCACCCGGGCGGGGCTCGCGGACCGGGTGACGTGGCTCACCCCGGGCGAGCGCACGTCCCTCGACGGATAA